In Poecilia reticulata strain Guanapo linkage group LG17, Guppy_female_1.0+MT, whole genome shotgun sequence, the following proteins share a genomic window:
- the LOC103479279 gene encoding semaphorin-4E-like produces the protein MHPLLSLSVFGLLLPVALMRAEDSPLDCIPRRSVPSNGNNALLFREEGVFNYSIMLLREDLDLLVVGAREAVFALDLRNISKKITSVEWKVSPQKAGACIRKGKDAETECKNYIRILHTMMDGKMYVCGTNAFDPACKKMSYIDGNLTLMEPEDDGKGKCPFDPSQRHASIMIKNDLYSATSMNFLGSEPVLMLSPYVNPHSGPIRTETKNSWLYDPNFVSMASMPDSETDDDDDKVYVFFSETAVEFDCYSKLGVSRVSRVCKGDQGGLRTLQKKWTSFLKARLECPVPGSQLPYIIQDSYRWCDPSLHWKECXFYATFTPQSRTSEISAVCAYRMSDISKQFSEGKYKTPASVETSYIKWVTFSGEVPKPRPGACINKEATNSEIKTTLDLPDKTLQFIQDKPLMDQAIEPIGGIPLLMHKGAAFTQIIVKQVQALDREKYNVMFIGTDQGKLLKALHNKEMFIIEEVQLFTPPQKIKILKFSNKTGQIYVGSDISVAQISPANCERSSTCFDCVLSRDPYCGWDKNEGKCVSVSSSQSVLIQDMKGNASLCPDAGPVVETLSLNIRPGATLKLRCPSTSNLAKLIWKRNGTPLPHSPEDGLLVLDDSDDDNNNNNNNSGNYSCLSVEKSTAGEYETVVVNYEVSRSLENTDGGVTQAHSGSQSRSGLIVAVVLLVVCLVLLLTWKVVKRYINLPCDRTKKKEEXQQTRDVEARDASVPLAAETPNNHTNAPCQSDGTNPPGVHFLSMHLPVDESTI, from the exons ATGCATCCGCTGCTGTCCCTCAGTGTATTCGGACTGCTGCTGCCCGTGGCCTTGATGCGTGCGGAGGACTCGCCCTTAGACTGTATCCCACGCAGATCTGTGCCCAGTAACG GCAACAACGCCCTTCTGTTTCGGGAGGAGGGCGTGTTCAACTACTCCATCATGCTGCTTAGAGAAGACCTGGACCTGTTGGTGGTGGGTGCCAGAGAGGCCGTGTTCGCTCTTGATCTCAGAAACATCTCCAAGAAAATTACTTCA GTTGAATGGAAAGTTTCTCCGCAGAAAGCGGGGGCGTGTATAAGAAAAGGAAAGGATGCAGAG ACAGAGTGCAAGAACTATATCAGAATCCTCCATACGATGATGGATGGGAAGATGTATGTGTGTGGAACCAATGCTTTCGATCCAGCATGTAAGAAGATG TCTTACATAGATGGAAACTTGACATTAATGGAACCCGAAGACGACGGCAAAGGAAAGTGTCCATTTGATCCGTCCCAAAGACATGCCTCCATTATGATAA AGAATGAYCTCTACTCAGCCACTTCCATGAACTTCCTTGGCTCTGAGCCGGTCCTGATGCTCAGCCCATACGTCAACCCCCACTCCGGGCCCATACGCACGGAGACAAAAAACTCCTGGCTTTACG ATCCCAACTTTGTTTCTATGGCATCGATGCCAGACAGCGAGACGGACGACGACGATGACAAGGTCTACGTCTTCTTCAGCGAGACGGCTGTAGAGTTCGACTGCTACAGCAAACTGGGAGTGTCCCGCGTGTCCCGTGTGTGCAAG GGAGATCAAGGAGGCCTGAGGACGTTGCAGAAGAAATGGACGTCCTTCCTTAAAGCCAGGTTGGAGTGTCCAGTCCCAGGCTCCCAGTTGCCTTACATTATCCAGGACTCGTACCGCTGGTGCGATCCCTCTCTCCACTGGAAGGAGTGCRTTTTTTACGCCACCTTCACCCCGCAGTC ACGCACGTCCGAAATATCTGCRGTGTGTGCGTACCGCATGTCTGACATCAGTAAACAGTTTTCAGAGGGCAAGTACAAGACCCCGGCCTCTGTAGAAACCTCTTACATAAAGTGGGTGACGTTCAGCGGAGAGGTCCCCAAGCCTCGGCCAGGAGCT TGCATAAACAAAGAGGCTACTAACTCGGAAATAAAAACGACCCTGGACCTCCCGGACAAGACCCTTCAGTTCATCCAAGACAAGCCGCTCATGGACCAGGCTATTGAGCCGATAGGGGGCATACCACTGCTGATGCATAAGGGAGCTGCATTCACACAGATCATAGTGAAGCAAGTGCAAGCTTTGGATCGTGAAAAGTACAACGTCATGTTTATAGGCACAG atCAAGGCAAGCTGCTGAAGGCTTTGCACAACAAAGAGATGTTCATCATAGAAGAAGTCCAACTYTTCACCCCTCCTCAGAAAATCAAGATTCTCAAGTTTTCCAATAAAACG gGTCAGATTTATGTCGGCTCAGACATCAGCGTAGCTCAGATATCGCCAGCTAACTGTGAGAGGTCCTCCACCTGTTTCGACTGTGTTTTATCCAGAGATCCGTACTGTGGATGGGACAAGAACGAGgggaaatgtgtttctgtttccagttcACAGAG tgtgctAATCCAAGATATGAAAGGAAATGCTAGTCTCTGCCCCGATGCTG GGCCTGTTGTTGAGACTTTGTCTCTTAACATCAGGCCTGGAGCAACACTTAAGCTCAGGTGTCCTTCAACTTCCAACCTGGCAAAACTCATCTGGAAGCGGAATGGCACACCTCTCCCACATTCGCCTGAGGATGGACTGCTCGTTCTGGACGACTcggatgatgataataataataataataataactccGGTAATTACAGCTGCTTGTCTGTGGAGAAATCCACAGCTGGCGAGTACGAGACCGTTGTAGTCAATTACGAGGTCAGCAGAAGCCTCGAAAACACTGATGGGGGCGTCACTCAGGCTCACAGCGGCAGTCAGTCTCGCTCTGGACTGATAGTTGCAGTCGTCCTCCTTGTTGTTTGCCTCGTTCTCTTATTGACCTGGAAAGTTGTCAAGCGCTACATTAACCTGCCTTGTGATCGCactaaaaagaaagaagaacYGCAGCAGACACGTGACGTGGAGGCCAGGGATGCCAGTGTGCCTTTGGCAGCTGAAACGCCGAACAATCACACCAATGCGCCATGTCAGTCAGATGGRACAAACCCACCAGGAGTACACTTTTTATCTATGCACCTTCCTGTTGACGAGTCAACTATTTGA
- the LOC103479278 gene encoding cactin-like, with the protein MGSKSRRRTRSRTRSRSRDRRNKSKISKSQSPDERRGRSRSPDARRAAHGRTRSSSSSAASNHGSPVRRRPQHWGRSGSGSGSEADRRRREHRRSSRSKGRSSSPESDNSKMRRRGKETERRKGRSQSGSGSSGGSSDRERRRLRKSPERGSPARGRETRDRERKRDRSRERKTRSEDRERGRSKKSNERDDRGRGRRGSSASDSSESSDSDNENLEVKEKEERKKQKELMKALETPEEKRGRRLAKKEAKEKKRREKMGWSEEYMGYTNADNPFGDNNLLGTFKWQKALDKKGIGHFSEKELKERNKCIQEENRRELQKVKQLRLEREREKAMRETELEMLQREKEAEHFKTWAEQEDNFHLQQAKLRSKIRIRDGRAKPIDLLAKYISAEDDDLAVEMHEPYTFLNGLTVTDMDDLLEDIKVYMELEQGKNVDFWRDMTTITEDEISKLRKLEASGKGPGDRREGINTAVSTDVQSVFKGKTYSQLQALHLNIEGKIRAGGSNLDIGYWESLLQQVRVYMARARLRERHQDVLRQKLFKLKQEQGVESEPLFPIIKEEPRSDEDEERTRERTAEESGLTASSSRRNMNRETEEDEEGPGPSTSTAGGQDEEGGEKDEGKDEEGKGEAAEAVLTEEDLIQQSQAEYDSGRYSPTLLTLSELPLDTHTITPEEDAHRLQLARRQLQVTGDASESAEDAFVRRAKEGMGNDEAQFSVEIPVSGKMYLWADKYRPRKPRFFNRVHTGFEWNKYNQTHYDFDNPPPKIVQGYKFNIFYPDLIDKRSTPQYFLEPCPDNKDFGILRFHAGPPYEDIAFKIVNREWEYSHRHGFRCQFANGIFQLWFHFKRYRYRR; encoded by the exons ATGGGTTCGAAGTCGCGACGCAGAAcccggtccagaaccagaagtcGGAGTAGAGATAGGCGAAATAAGTCTAAAATAAGCAAATCGCAATCTCCAGACGAGAGGAGAGGCCGTAGTAGGTCTCCGGACGCCAGAAGAGCCGCCCACGGACGAACtagatccagcagcagcagcgcggCCTCAAATCATGGATCTCCAGTCCGCCGTCGGCCTCAGCACTGGGGCCGATCCGGGTCCGGCAGCGGCTCGGAGGCTGACAGGAGGCGAAGAGAGCACCGGCGAAGCAGCAGGTCAAAAGGTCGATCGTCAAG tCCTGAATCAGACAATTCCAAGATGAGAAGAAGGGGGAAGGAGACGGAGAGAAGGAAGGGAAGGTCCCAGTCCGGCTCGGGCTCGAGCGGCGGAAGCAGcgacagagagaggaggagactGAGAAAAAGTCCTGAACGAGGGAGTCCAGCAAGAGGCAGAGAGACGAGGGACCGGGAAAGGAAACGAGACAgaagcagagagaggaagacgaggagcGAGGACAGGGAGCGAGGGAGGAGCAAGAAGAGCAATGAGAGAGATGACAGGGGCAGAGGGAGGCGGGGGTCCAGTGCGTCCGACTCCTCGGAGAGCTCCGATTCAGACAATGAGAACCTTGAAGtcaaagagaaagaggagaggaagaaacagaaagagctgATGAAAGCCCTGGAGACGCCAGAGGAGAAGAGAGGCAGACGGCTGGCGAAGAAGGAAGcgaaggagaagaaaaggaggGAGAAGATGGGCTGGAGCGAAGAATACATGGGATACACCAACGCAGACAACCCGTTTGGAGACAACAACCTGCTGGGCACATTCAAATGGCAGAAA GCGCTGGACAAGAAGGGCATCGGCCATTTCAGCGAAAAAGAGCTGAAGGAGAGAAACAAATGCATCCAGGAGGAGAACCGAAGAGAGCTGCAGAAG GTGAAGCAGCTGCGGCTGGAGCGGGAGCGAGAGAAAGCCATGAGAGAGACGGAGCTGGAGatgctgcagagagagaaagaggccGAGCATTTCAAAACCTGGGCTGAACAGGAGGACAACTTTCACCTGCAGCAGGCCAAACTAAG GTCCAAGATTAGAATCCGCGATGGCCGTGCAAAACCCATCGACCTTCTGGCGAAGTACATCAGTGCCGAGGACGACGACCTGGCTGTGGAGATGCACGAACCGTACACGTTCCTCAACGGACTGACTGTCACCGACATGGATGACCTGCTGGAGGACATAAAG GTCTACATGGAGCTGGAGCAGGGCAAGAACGTGGACTTCTGGAGAGACATGACGACCATCACCGAGGACGAGATCAGCAAGCTGAGGAAACTGGAAGCGTCTGGGAAAGGACCCG GTGATCGACGYGAGGGCATCAACACAGCGGTCAGCACCGACGTCCAATCCGTGTTCAAAGGGAAAACCTACAGCCAGCTGCARGCGCTGCACCTGAACATCGAAGGAAAGATCCGGGCCGGGGGATCCAATCTCGACATCGGCTACTGGGAGAGTCTGCTGCAGCAAGTCCGGGTCTACATGGCCAGAGCGCG GTTGAGAGAGCGCCATCAGGACGTGCTGCGTCAGAAGCTGTTCAAGCTGAAACAAGAGCAGGGAGTGGAAAGTGAACCTCTGTTCCCCATCATCAAAGAGGAACCAAGGAGTGACGA GGATGAGGAAAGAACGAGAGAGAGGACAGCGGAGGAGAGCGGTCTGACGGCGTCTTCATCCCGGAGAAACATGAACAGAGAAacggaggaggatgaagaggggCCAGGCCCGTCCACCTCTACGGCTGGCGGCCAAGacgaggagggaggagagaaggaCGAAGGGAAGGACGAGGAGGGGAAGGGAGAGGCGGCGGAGGCCGTGTTGACGGAGGAGGACCTCATCCAGCAGAGCCAGGCGGAGTACGACTCTGGTCGCTACAGTCCCACTCTGCTCACTCTATCTGAGCTGCCGCTGGACACTCACACCATCACCCCAGAGGAAGACGCGCACCGGCTCCAGCTGGCCCGCAGACAGCTTCAGGTCACAG GCGACGCCAGCGAAAGCGCGGAGGACGCCTTCGTGCGGCGGGCCAAAGAAGGCATGGGCAACGACGAGGCCCAGTTCAGCGTGGAGATCCCCGTCTCCGGGAAGATGTACCTGTGGGCGGACAAGTACCGTCCGCGCAAACCGCGCTTCTTCAACCGGGTCCACACGGGCTTCGAGTGGAACAAGTACAACCAGACGCACTACGACTTCGACAACCCGCCGCCCAAGATCGTCCAGGGGTACAAGTTCAACATCTTCTACCCCGACCTGATCGACAAGCGCTCCACGCCTCAGTACTTCCTGGAGCCGTGTCCGGACAACAAGGACTTTGGGATTTTGAGGTTCCACGCCGGGCCGCCGTACGAGGACATCGCTTTTAAGATTGTCAACAGGGAGTGGGAGTACTCGCACCGACACGGGTTCCGCTGTCAGTTCGCCAACGGGATCTTCCAGCTGTGGTTCCACTTCAAGAGATATCGCTACAGGAGATGA
- the stap2a gene encoding signal-transducing adaptor protein 2a — protein sequence MAAAPVRQRCGSGGPRSQLPPCYFEGYLEKRGPKEKASRRLWTCLCGNSLYFFNNAKDAHYVEKLDLSGFVSLKDDSSRDRNLEAARLILRMKDGETKFTAPNLEARELWKGFLYSVIDLNVPSSLALLPGQFQMLKEVVEKERTRRRTRNPGRAPPSPLSVPLVGEIPPCFRPVSRTEAEVLLERHPDCGNMLLRPGRDGCSLAVTTRQDLNGSVFRHYRVTQRDQGGYVIDVENPIPCATLHDVIDALVEKTAGTLQPFLLEEPYEENITYVSANDENGEKILHTAPSSPLPRVPALPPKQDRWCTSPLSRSPAADRRILTSSVPASPTNPMRRLILSPSPLTQTLNEELKLTLEKRKTNQD from the exons ATGGCGGCTGCACCCGTCAGGCAGCGCTGCGGCTCGGGGGGGCCCCGTTCCCAGCTCCCACCCTGCTACTTCGAGGGCTACCTGGAGAAGCGAGGACCGAAGGAAAAG GCTTCCAGAAGGCTTTGGACTTGCCTTTGTGGGAactctttgtattttttcaatAACGCTAAGGATGCTCAT TATGTGGAGAAGCTGGACCTCAGCGGGTTTGTGTCCCTCAAAGATGACAGCAGCCGAGACAGAAACCTGGAAGCGGCGAGACTCATCCTCCGCATGAAAGACGGGGAGACCAAATTCACC GCACCAAACTTGGAGGCCCGGGAGCTGTGGAAAGGTTTCCTCTACTCCGTTATAGAT TTGAATGTCCCGTCCAGTCTCGCGTTACTACCGGGCCAGTTCCAAATGCTGAAGGAAGTGGTAGAAAAAGAGCGGACCAGACGGAGAACCCGCAATCCCGGACGAGCTCCTCCTTCGCCCCTCTCTGTTCCCTTAGTGGGCGAGATCCCTCC GTGTTTTCGTCCAGTGTCACGCACAGAAGCTGAAGTACTTTTGGAGAGACACCCGGACTGTGGCAACATGCTCCTCCGTCCAGGTCGAGACGGATGCTCGYTGGCYGTCACGACCCGCCAGGACCTCAATGG GTCAGTGTTCAGACATTACAGAGTCACTCAGAGAGACCAAGGTGGTTATGTTATTGATGTGGAAAATCCT ATTCCCTGTGCAACACTGCATGATGTCATTGACGCCTTGGTGGAGAAGACGGCGGGCACTCTGCAACCGTTCCTTCTGGAGGAGCCGTACGAGGAGAATATCA CATATGTTTCTGCTAATGACGAAAATGGAGAGAAGATCCTCCATACTGCCCCCTCCAGCCCCTTACCCAGGGTCCCCGCTCTGCCTCCAAAACAAG accGTTGGTGCACCAGCCCTCTGTCCCGGTCCCCGGCTGCGGACCGTCGTATCCTGACCTCATCGGTACCGGCCTCCCCCACCAACCCAATGAGGCGACTCATCTTGTCCCCTTCGCCTCTTACGCAGA CACTGAAYGAGGAGCTCAAACTTACACTGGAGAAGAGAAAAACCAACCAGGACTGA